A stretch of DNA from Mycobacterium senriense:
CCTCCGCGAGGAGCCCCGCTGGCCCAATTACGCACCGGCGGCCGTGGAACACGGTGTGCTGAGCAGCCTCTCCTTCAAGCTGTATACGGCGGAGCGCACCGCCGGCGCCCTGAACCTGTTCAGTTTTCGGCCCGGCGTGTGGGACACCGAAGCCGAGACGATCGGATCCGTGTTCGCCGCGCACGCCGCCTCGGCGATCATGGCCGGAAGCCATGGACGGCAAATGCAATCGGCCCTGTCCACCCGAGACCGAATCGGCCAGGCCAAGGGCATCATCATGGAGCGCTACGGCGTCGACGACGTGCGCGCCTTCGAGCTGCTGCGACGGCTGTCCCAGGAAAGCCAGACCAAGCTCGTCGACGTCGCCCAGGGCGTGATAGACACCCGCCGCCCCGACTGATTCTTGATCGCGCCGCTCTAGGATGAAATGGCTTCATCAACGAGTCCGGCGCGGCGTTGCGCCGGGGATTGGTTGGCCACCGTGTGGGACTTCGAAACGGACCCCGAATACCAGGCAAAGCTGGACTGGGTCGAAAAGTTCATGACCGAAGAGCTGGAACCGCTCGACCTGGTTGCCCTTGATCCCTACGACAAGAAGAACCCCGAGATGATGGCCATCCTGCGGCCCTTGCAGCAGCAGGTGAAAGACCAGGGGCTGTGGGCCGCGCATCTGCGCCCCGAACTCGGCGGCCAGGGCTTCGGCCAGGTCAAGCTCGCACTGCTCAACGAGATCCTCGGGCGCTCCCGTTGGGCGCCTTCGGTGTTCGGCTGCCAGGCACCGGATTCCGGCAACGCCGAAATCCTTGCGCTGTTCGGCACCGACGAGCAGAAGGCCCGCTACCTGCAGCCGTTGCTGGACGGCGAGATCACCTCGTGCTACTCGATGACCGAGCCACAGGGCGGTTCGGATCCGGGGATGTTCGTGACGTCGGCGACCCGCGACGGGGACGACTGGGTCATCAACGGGGAGAAGTGGTTCTCCAGCAACGCCAGGCACGCATCGTTCTTCATCGTTATGGCGGTGACCAAGCCCGATGCGCGCACGTACGAGAAGATGTCGCTGTTCATCGTTCCGGGCGAGACGCCCGGGATCGAGATCATCCGCAACGTCGGGGTGGGAGGCGAGTCCAAGCACGGTTCGCACGGGTACGTCCGCTACCACGACGTCCGGGTGCCGGCCGACCACGTGCTCGGCGGCGAGGGTGCGGCGTTCATGATCGCTCAGACCCGCCTCGGTGGCGGCCGCATCCACCACGCGATGCGCACGATCGCGCTGGCGCGCAAGGCTTTTGACATGATGTGTGAACGCGCCGTGTCGCGCAAGACCAGGCACGGCCACCTCTCCGACTTCCAGATGACGCAGGAGAAGATCGCCGACAGCTGGATTCAGATCGAGCAGTTCCGGCTGCTGGTGCTGCGCACCGCCTGGTTGATCGACAAGCACGACGACTATCAGAAGGTGCGCCGCGACATCGCGGCCGTGAAAGTCGCGATGCCCCAGGTGCTGCACGACGTCGCGCAGCGCGCCCTGCACCTGCACGGCGCCCTCGGCGTCTCCGATGAGATGCCGTTCGTCAAGATGCTGGTGGCCGCCGAGTCGCTGGGCATCGCCGACGGCGCCACCGAGCTGCACAAGATGACGGTCGCCCGCCGGACCCTGCGTGAATACGAGCCGGTGACAACGCCTTTCCCGTCAGCCCACATCCCGACCCGGCGAGCCGAAGCGCAGGCGCGACTGGCCGAGCGGCTGGAACACGCGGTCGCCGAGTTCTAGGGACCAGGTGTCAGGCGACGAAACGAACCACGCTTTCGGCCACACACGCCGGCTTGGCCGAACCGTCGATCTCGACGGTGGTCGAAATCGTCGCCTGCACGGCGCCGTTGCCCACGTCGTCGACGCTGACCAACGAACTCTGCGCACGCACCCGAGAGCCGACCGGGACCGGAGCGGGGAAGCGAACCTTGTTGAGGCCGTAGTTGATTGCGAGCTTGATGCCGTTGACGGTGTAGATCTGGTGCTGCAGCCGCGGCAGCAACGCCAAGGTCATGAAACCGTGGGCGATGGTCTTGCCGAACGGACCTGACGCCGCCCGCTCCGGATCGACGTGGATCCACTGGTGATCGCCGGTCGCATCGGCGAACAGGTTGACGTCTTCCTGGGTGATGGTGACCCAGTCGCTGTGCCCGAGGGCTTCGCCCGCCGCGGCGGCAAGTTCGGTGACTGATTCGAAGGTGCGCATTG
This window harbors:
- a CDS encoding MaoC family dehydratase, which encodes MRTFESVTELAAAAGEALGHSDWVTITQEDVNLFADATGDHQWIHVDPERAASGPFGKTIAHGFMTLALLPRLQHQIYTVNGIKLAINYGLNKVRFPAPVPVGSRVRAQSSLVSVDDVGNGAVQATISTTVEIDGSAKPACVAESVVRFVA
- a CDS encoding acyl-CoA dehydrogenase family protein encodes the protein MWDFETDPEYQAKLDWVEKFMTEELEPLDLVALDPYDKKNPEMMAILRPLQQQVKDQGLWAAHLRPELGGQGFGQVKLALLNEILGRSRWAPSVFGCQAPDSGNAEILALFGTDEQKARYLQPLLDGEITSCYSMTEPQGGSDPGMFVTSATRDGDDWVINGEKWFSSNARHASFFIVMAVTKPDARTYEKMSLFIVPGETPGIEIIRNVGVGGESKHGSHGYVRYHDVRVPADHVLGGEGAAFMIAQTRLGGGRIHHAMRTIALARKAFDMMCERAVSRKTRHGHLSDFQMTQEKIADSWIQIEQFRLLVLRTAWLIDKHDDYQKVRRDIAAVKVAMPQVLHDVAQRALHLHGALGVSDEMPFVKMLVAAESLGIADGATELHKMTVARRTLREYEPVTTPFPSAHIPTRRAEAQARLAERLEHAVAEF
- a CDS encoding GAF and ANTAR domain-containing protein → MESLDPASQHELATRMAELAREIATPRSLDQVLTDVTTTAIKLIPAADIAGVLLLKGGGEFDSVADTDSLVAKLDKLQHDFGEGPCHDAALKETIVRTDDLREEPRWPNYAPAAVEHGVLSSLSFKLYTAERTAGALNLFSFRPGVWDTEAETIGSVFAAHAASAIMAGSHGRQMQSALSTRDRIGQAKGIIMERYGVDDVRAFELLRRLSQESQTKLVDVAQGVIDTRRPD